The Mycolicibacterium smegmatis genome has a window encoding:
- the nhaA gene encoding Na+/H+ antiporter NhaA, producing the protein MTDQPETFRRRIFSRSSWPEWQRVSELLRTETVGGALLLVAALAALVWANSPWSAGYDQVSDFVVGPHSLHLDLSISAWAADGLLAIFFFVVGVELKREFVVGDLRDPAKAALPIAAAVGGMIVPAVIFVGVNLVAGHTENLGGWAIPVATDIAFALAVLAVIATHLPSALRIFLLTLAVVDDLLAIIVIAVFYTTQLSFGPLAGALVTIAVFGLAVQRGVRTPFLLLPLAVVAWALMHASGVHATVAGVLLGFTIPVLGRHACADRMEHRLRPLSAGFAVPVFAFFAAGVTVGGLSGFASALSHPVTYGVIAGLVLGKPIGVFLTTYVLARFTKANLDEDLAWRDVFGLALLAGIGFTVSLLIGELAFENSPIAHDDAKIAVLTGSVLAGVLAAVVLLSRNAVYRRIHEAETVDADDDGVPDIYQPRQDQ; encoded by the coding sequence ATGACCGATCAGCCTGAAACCTTCCGACGGCGCATCTTCTCGCGCAGCTCGTGGCCCGAGTGGCAGCGCGTCTCCGAACTGCTGCGCACCGAGACCGTCGGTGGCGCGCTGCTGCTGGTGGCCGCGCTGGCCGCGCTGGTCTGGGCGAACTCGCCGTGGTCGGCCGGCTACGACCAGGTCTCCGACTTCGTCGTCGGGCCACATTCGCTGCACCTGGACCTGAGCATCTCGGCCTGGGCCGCGGACGGTCTGCTGGCGATCTTCTTCTTCGTCGTCGGCGTCGAACTCAAACGCGAGTTCGTCGTGGGCGACCTGCGTGATCCGGCCAAGGCCGCGCTGCCCATCGCCGCGGCCGTCGGCGGCATGATCGTGCCCGCCGTGATCTTCGTCGGCGTCAACCTCGTCGCGGGCCACACCGAGAATCTCGGCGGCTGGGCGATCCCGGTCGCCACCGACATCGCGTTCGCGCTCGCGGTGCTGGCCGTGATCGCCACCCACCTGCCGTCGGCGCTGCGCATCTTCCTGCTGACCCTGGCCGTGGTCGACGATCTGCTGGCCATCATCGTCATCGCGGTCTTCTACACCACCCAGCTGTCGTTCGGGCCGCTCGCGGGCGCGCTGGTGACCATCGCGGTGTTCGGGCTCGCGGTGCAGCGTGGGGTGCGCACGCCGTTCCTACTGCTACCGCTCGCGGTGGTCGCGTGGGCGCTCATGCACGCCAGCGGGGTACACGCGACGGTCGCGGGCGTACTGCTGGGCTTCACCATTCCGGTGCTGGGCCGCCACGCGTGCGCCGACCGGATGGAGCACCGGCTGCGGCCGCTGTCGGCGGGGTTCGCGGTCCCGGTGTTCGCGTTCTTCGCGGCAGGCGTCACCGTCGGCGGACTGTCCGGATTCGCCTCGGCGCTGTCGCACCCGGTGACCTACGGGGTGATCGCGGGCCTGGTCCTCGGCAAACCCATCGGCGTGTTCTTGACCACGTACGTGCTCGCCAGGTTCACCAAGGCGAACCTCGACGAGGATCTGGCCTGGCGTGACGTGTTCGGCCTGGCGTTGCTCGCCGGGATCGGCTTCACGGTGTCGTTGTTGATCGGTGAACTCGCGTTCGAGAACAGCCCGATTGCCCACGACGACGCCAAGATCGCGGTGCTCACGGGATCGGTGCTGGCGGGCGTACTGGCCGCGGTGGTGCTGTTGTCCAGAAACGCGGTCTACCGGCGCATCCACGAGGCCGAGACCGTCGACGCAGATGACGATGGTGTGCCCGACATCTACCAGCCTCGGCAAGACCAGTAG
- a CDS encoding class I SAM-dependent RNA methyltransferase, with protein sequence MTELTLTTGAPANGGSCVARHDGRVVFVRYALPGETVRVRVVDERGSFWRAEVVEVIDPSPDRVDSLCPIAGVDGAGCCDLAFATPDASRRIKGAVVANQLSRLGGYHWRDEDSATAEPVGSGAATGWRTRVRLDTTADGRPGFHRYHSADLVTDLGCAQLPSGMVDGLDDLRVPGGAQLHLALDSEGTRHVVQSGPKNGRKSPTRVVDGQYEAVQRIGSRVWRVPVTAFWQAHREAAALYSDLVAGWAQLEPGMTAWDLYGGAGVFAASLAEQVGESGHVVTVDTSRGSSRSARAALADLKSVSVITDSVRRALATQHQRADVAVLDPPRTGANREVIDQIAAADVPRIIHIGCEAASFARDVGLYLRHGYHVEEIRVFDSFPLTHHIECVAVLNR encoded by the coding sequence GTGACAGAACTGACCCTCACCACCGGGGCCCCGGCCAACGGTGGCAGTTGCGTGGCCCGCCATGACGGGCGCGTGGTATTCGTCCGATACGCCCTGCCGGGCGAGACCGTCCGGGTGCGCGTGGTCGACGAACGCGGATCATTCTGGCGTGCCGAGGTTGTCGAGGTGATCGACCCGTCGCCCGACCGTGTCGACTCGTTGTGCCCGATCGCCGGCGTCGACGGTGCCGGCTGCTGTGATCTGGCGTTCGCGACGCCTGACGCCTCTCGGCGGATCAAGGGCGCGGTGGTGGCCAACCAGCTGTCGCGGCTCGGGGGATACCACTGGCGCGATGAGGATTCGGCGACCGCCGAGCCTGTCGGCTCCGGCGCGGCCACCGGGTGGCGCACCCGGGTGCGCCTGGACACCACCGCCGACGGTCGGCCCGGCTTCCACCGCTACCACAGCGCCGACCTGGTCACCGACCTCGGCTGCGCACAATTGCCGTCGGGAATGGTCGACGGCCTCGACGACCTGCGCGTGCCCGGGGGAGCGCAACTGCATCTCGCGCTGGATTCCGAGGGCACCCGCCACGTCGTGCAGTCGGGCCCCAAGAACGGGCGCAAGAGCCCGACACGTGTGGTCGACGGCCAGTACGAGGCTGTGCAGCGCATCGGTTCTCGCGTGTGGCGCGTGCCCGTCACCGCGTTCTGGCAGGCGCACCGCGAGGCCGCGGCGCTCTACAGCGATCTGGTCGCGGGCTGGGCGCAGCTGGAGCCCGGGATGACGGCGTGGGATCTCTACGGCGGTGCGGGCGTGTTCGCCGCGTCCCTCGCCGAACAGGTGGGGGAGAGCGGGCATGTCGTCACGGTCGACACGTCACGCGGATCATCACGATCGGCGCGCGCGGCCCTGGCCGATCTGAAATCCGTGTCGGTGATCACCGATTCGGTACGCCGGGCGCTCGCGACGCAACATCAGCGGGCCGACGTCGCGGTGCTCGACCCGCCGCGCACGGGCGCCAACCGCGAGGTGATCGACCAGATCGCGGCCGCCGACGTCCCGCGGATCATCCACATCGGTTGCGAGGCAGCTTCATTCGCGCGTGACGTCGGGCTGTATCTGCGGCACGGCTACCACGTCGAGGAGATCCGGGTCTTCGACTCGTTTCCGCTGACCCACCACATCGAGTGCGTCGCGGTGCTCAACCGCTGA
- a CDS encoding APC family permease, with protein MALVSKLSTAARRLVIGRPFRSDKLSHTLLPKRIALPVFASDALSSVAYAPEEIFLVLSVAGLSAYTMTPWIGLAVAAVMLIVIASYRQNVHAYPSGGGDYEVVTTNLGPTAGLTVASALLVDYVLTVAVSMSSAMSNIGSAIPFVAHHKVLFAVIAILLLAAMNLRGIRESGVAFAIPTYLFMAGMFIMLGWGLFQIYVLDHSLRAESADFQMHSEHGEVLGFALVFLVARAFSSGSAALTGVEAISNGVPAFRKPKSRNAATTLLLLGVIAVTLFMGIILLAKATGVQIAEHPHVQLIGAPTDYHQKTLIAQLADAVFHGFPLGLYLIATVTALILCLAANTAFNGFPVLGSILAQDRYLPRQLHTRGDRLAFSNGILILALAAIAFVVAFGAEVTALIHLYIVGVFVSFTFSQIGMVRHWTRLLRNETDPAIRRRMMRSRAINTVGLTATGAVLVVVVVTKFVAGAWIAILAMVALFVLMKLIHRHYDTVARELEAQAEDEDDIVLPSRNHAVVLVSKLHLPTKRALAYARATRPDVLEAITVSVDDAETRALVHEWEGSDVAVPLKVIASPYREITRPVLDYVKRITKESPRTVVTVFIPEYVVGHWWEQILHNQSALRLKGRLLFMPNVMVTSVPWQLTSSERLKAIQRQSAPGDARRGFLE; from the coding sequence TTGGCACTCGTGTCCAAGCTTTCGACCGCAGCGCGCCGACTGGTCATCGGGCGGCCGTTCCGCAGCGACAAGCTGTCCCACACGCTGCTGCCCAAGCGGATCGCGCTCCCGGTCTTCGCCTCCGACGCGCTGTCCTCGGTCGCCTACGCGCCCGAGGAGATCTTCCTGGTGCTCTCGGTCGCCGGACTCTCGGCGTACACGATGACACCGTGGATCGGGCTCGCGGTCGCGGCCGTCATGCTCATCGTGATCGCCAGCTACCGGCAGAACGTGCACGCCTATCCGTCGGGTGGCGGCGACTACGAGGTGGTGACCACCAACCTGGGCCCGACCGCGGGGCTGACCGTGGCCAGCGCACTGCTGGTCGATTACGTGCTCACGGTCGCGGTGTCGATGTCGTCGGCGATGTCCAACATCGGCTCGGCCATACCGTTCGTCGCCCATCACAAGGTGCTGTTCGCGGTGATCGCGATCCTGCTGCTGGCCGCGATGAACCTGCGTGGCATCCGGGAATCCGGCGTGGCCTTCGCGATCCCCACCTACCTGTTCATGGCCGGCATGTTCATCATGCTGGGCTGGGGCCTGTTCCAGATCTACGTACTGGACCACTCGCTGCGCGCCGAGTCGGCCGATTTCCAGATGCACTCCGAACACGGCGAGGTGCTCGGCTTCGCCCTGGTGTTCCTGGTGGCGCGCGCGTTCTCGTCGGGTTCGGCGGCCCTGACCGGTGTCGAGGCGATCAGCAACGGCGTGCCCGCGTTCCGTAAGCCCAAGTCCCGCAACGCGGCGACGACGCTGCTGCTGCTCGGCGTGATCGCGGTCACGCTGTTCATGGGAATCATCCTGCTGGCCAAGGCCACAGGCGTGCAGATCGCCGAGCATCCGCACGTCCAGCTCATCGGCGCGCCGACGGACTACCACCAGAAGACGCTCATCGCCCAACTCGCCGATGCGGTCTTCCACGGCTTCCCGCTCGGCCTGTACCTCATCGCGACGGTCACCGCGCTGATCCTGTGTCTGGCCGCCAACACGGCCTTCAACGGGTTCCCGGTGCTGGGATCGATTCTCGCCCAGGACCGTTACCTGCCGCGGCAGCTGCACACGCGCGGTGACCGGCTCGCGTTCTCCAACGGCATCCTGATCCTGGCGCTCGCCGCGATCGCGTTCGTGGTGGCGTTCGGGGCCGAGGTCACCGCGCTGATCCACCTCTACATCGTCGGCGTGTTCGTGTCGTTCACGTTCAGCCAGATCGGCATGGTGCGCCACTGGACCCGGCTGCTGCGCAACGAGACCGATCCGGCGATCCGGCGGCGCATGATGCGCTCACGCGCGATCAACACCGTGGGGCTCACCGCGACGGGTGCGGTGCTCGTGGTCGTCGTCGTGACGAAGTTCGTCGCGGGCGCCTGGATAGCGATCCTCGCGATGGTCGCGCTGTTCGTGCTGATGAAGCTGATCCACCGGCACTACGACACCGTCGCACGCGAACTCGAGGCGCAGGCCGAAGACGAGGACGACATCGTCCTGCCCAGCCGCAACCACGCAGTGGTACTGGTGTCCAAGTTGCACCTGCCCACCAAACGCGCGCTGGCCTACGCGCGCGCGACGCGTCCCGACGTGCTGGAGGCCATCACCGTCAGCGTCGACGACGCCGAGACCCGCGCGCTGGTGCACGAGTGGGAGGGCAGCGACGTCGCCGTGCCACTCAAGGTGATCGCGTCGCCCTACCGCGAGATCACCCGGCCCGTGCTCGACTACGTCAAGCGCATCACCAAGGAGTCGCCGCGCACCGTGGTGACGGTGTTCATCCCGGAGTACGTCGTGGGACACTGGTGGGAGCAAATCCTGCACAATCAGAGTGCGCTGCGTCTCAAAGGCCGGTTGTTGTTCATGCCCAACGTTATGGTGACCTCGGTGCCGTGGCAGCTCACCTCCTCTGAGCGGCTCAAGGCAATTCAGCGCCAGTCGGCGCCAGGAGACGCGCGCAGGGGATTCTTGGAGTGA
- a CDS encoding diguanylate cyclase domain-containing protein — MSVWWWRRKWPSRNQSWLVVGIGTVGIAVTLSSMSDPTVGLLSSSVFSLVTTYSAFLHSRRVLVLSWIASGLTVGFLAIRVAFTSIPMALSGALVSGLVIATTSMLCRMAIRLLDAGNVQHPNEIDRLTGLLNREAFEIQAATMLGSHSRHDDQYLVILAVGIDDMSLLSDMDGTHSTLHARVAVAQALRETVRHRVPLAHVSDSEFLIADVFKTNDPSPLVERMRLAISTTPMRLTASIGTVCSPLAPLASLPAEQVLQELIDVAMRAMNESRAAGGNQTISVNYPTPTPNQE, encoded by the coding sequence ATGTCGGTGTGGTGGTGGCGGCGCAAGTGGCCGAGCCGCAATCAGTCATGGCTGGTGGTCGGCATCGGCACGGTCGGGATCGCCGTCACGCTGTCGTCGATGAGCGACCCCACCGTGGGCCTGCTCAGTTCGTCGGTGTTCAGCCTCGTCACCACCTACTCGGCGTTCCTGCACAGTCGGCGCGTTCTGGTCCTGTCATGGATCGCGTCAGGTCTCACCGTGGGGTTCCTGGCGATCCGCGTCGCGTTCACGAGCATCCCGATGGCGCTGTCGGGCGCGCTGGTGAGCGGACTGGTGATCGCCACCACGTCCATGTTGTGCCGCATGGCGATCCGCCTGCTCGACGCGGGCAACGTACAGCACCCCAATGAGATCGACCGGCTCACGGGTCTGCTCAACCGCGAGGCGTTCGAGATCCAGGCCGCGACCATGCTGGGTTCGCACAGTCGCCACGACGACCAGTACCTGGTGATCCTCGCGGTCGGCATCGACGACATGTCGTTGCTCAGCGACATGGACGGCACGCACAGCACGCTCCATGCCCGGGTCGCGGTGGCCCAGGCCCTGCGCGAGACCGTGCGTCACCGGGTTCCGCTGGCCCACGTCTCCGACAGCGAATTCCTGATCGCCGACGTGTTCAAGACCAACGACCCGTCACCGCTCGTCGAGCGCATGCGTCTGGCGATCAGCACCACGCCCATGCGGCTGACCGCCAGCATCGGCACGGTGTGCAGCCCACTGGCCCCGTTGGCCAGCCTGCCCGCCGAGCAGGTCCTGCAGGAACTCATCGACGTCGCGATGCGCGCGATGAACGAGTCACGCGCGGCCGGCGGTAATCAGACCATCTCGGTCAACTACCCCACCCCCACGCCCAACCAGGAGTGA
- a CDS encoding potassium channel family protein encodes MKVAIAGAGAVGRSIARELLESNHEVTLLERNLDHIDVDAIPAAHWRLGDACEITMLESVRLEEFDVVIAATGDDKVNVVVSLLAKTEFAVPRVVARVNDPRNEWLFDENWGVDVAVSTPRMLASLVEEAVAVGDLVRLMEFRKGQANLVEITLPDDTPWGGKPVKRLELPRDAALVTILRGARVIVPEADEPLEGGDELLFVATTEVEDELLEVLLRPTRR; translated from the coding sequence ATGAAAGTCGCCATCGCCGGTGCCGGTGCGGTCGGCCGTTCGATCGCCCGCGAACTGCTCGAGAGCAATCACGAGGTGACGCTGCTGGAGCGCAACCTCGACCACATCGACGTCGACGCCATCCCGGCCGCGCACTGGCGCCTGGGCGATGCGTGTGAGATCACGATGCTCGAATCCGTGCGCCTCGAAGAGTTCGATGTGGTGATCGCGGCGACCGGCGACGACAAGGTCAACGTGGTGGTCAGCCTGCTCGCCAAGACCGAGTTCGCGGTGCCCAGGGTGGTGGCCCGCGTGAACGATCCGCGCAACGAATGGCTTTTCGACGAGAACTGGGGCGTCGACGTCGCGGTGTCGACGCCGCGCATGCTCGCGTCGCTGGTCGAGGAGGCCGTCGCCGTCGGTGACCTGGTGCGGTTGATGGAGTTCCGCAAGGGCCAGGCGAACCTCGTCGAGATCACGCTGCCCGACGACACGCCGTGGGGTGGAAAACCGGTGAAGCGCCTGGAACTGCCGCGCGACGCGGCTCTGGTGACGATCCTGCGCGGCGCGCGGGTGATCGTGCCGGAGGCCGACGAACCGCTCGAAGGTGGTGACGAACTGCTGTTCGTTGCGACCACCGAGGTCGAGGACGAACTGCTTGAGGTTCTGCTGCGGCCCACGCGGCGTTAG
- the trkA gene encoding potassium uptake protein TrkA, with product MRVVVMGCGRVGASLADSLARIGHEIAVIDRDATAFHRLSPDFAGERILGMGFDRDVLVRAGIEEAGAFAAVSSGDNSNIIAARVARETFGVQRVVARIYDAKRAAVYERLGIPTVATVPWTTDRLLNVLTRETETTKWRDPTGSVGVAELDLHEGWAGRKVTDLEAATGGRVAFMIRFGNGYLPDAKTVIQSGDQVYLAAVSGHIAEALAIALLPPSDDLDSE from the coding sequence GTGCGTGTAGTTGTCATGGGATGTGGCCGCGTCGGCGCCTCTCTCGCCGACAGCCTGGCCCGGATCGGCCACGAGATCGCCGTCATCGACCGCGACGCCACCGCTTTCCACCGCCTTTCCCCCGACTTCGCGGGTGAGCGGATCCTGGGTATGGGCTTCGACCGCGATGTGCTGGTACGGGCCGGGATCGAGGAGGCCGGGGCGTTCGCGGCCGTCTCCTCGGGTGACAACTCGAACATCATCGCCGCGCGTGTGGCGCGTGAGACCTTCGGCGTGCAGCGCGTCGTGGCGCGGATATACGACGCCAAGCGCGCCGCGGTGTACGAGCGGCTGGGCATCCCGACCGTGGCCACGGTGCCGTGGACCACCGACAGGTTGCTCAACGTCCTCACGCGCGAGACCGAGACCACCAAGTGGCGTGACCCCACCGGCAGCGTGGGTGTCGCCGAACTCGACCTGCACGAGGGGTGGGCGGGCCGCAAGGTCACCGATCTGGAAGCCGCCACGGGTGGACGGGTCGCGTTCATGATCCGCTTCGGCAACGGGTATCTGCCCGATGCCAAGACCGTCATCCAGTCCGGCGACCAGGTCTACCTGGCCGCGGTGTCCGGGCACATCGCCGAGGCGCTGGCCATCGCCCTGCTGCCGCCCTCAGACGACCTGGATTCCGAATGA
- a CDS encoding DUF3710 domain-containing protein — MAFGKRKKSAADDKRTGDQPVAAHAAPSAADEQPDEDLQGPFDIEDFDDPAVAAQGRLDLGSVLIPMPDGGQVQVELNEAGAPSAVWVVTPNGRFTIAAYAAPKTAGLWREVASELAESLRKDATSVSVQDGPWGREVVGAGNGGVVRFIGVDGYRWMVRCVVNGVPETVDALAAEARAALTDAVIRRGDTPMPVRTPLPIQLPEPMAAQLRAAAAAQAAAQQNPAAQQPQQQEGEQPQPPEPVARRSAQGSAMQQLRTITGG, encoded by the coding sequence ATGGCATTCGGTAAGCGCAAGAAGAGCGCAGCGGACGACAAGCGGACCGGCGACCAGCCCGTGGCGGCACATGCCGCCCCCTCGGCGGCCGACGAACAGCCCGATGAGGACCTGCAGGGTCCGTTCGACATCGAGGATTTCGACGACCCCGCGGTCGCGGCCCAGGGCCGGCTGGACCTGGGTTCGGTGCTGATCCCGATGCCCGACGGCGGGCAGGTGCAGGTCGAGCTCAACGAGGCCGGGGCGCCCAGCGCGGTGTGGGTGGTCACGCCCAACGGACGGTTCACCATCGCGGCCTACGCGGCGCCCAAGACCGCGGGTCTGTGGCGCGAGGTGGCCTCCGAGCTGGCGGAGTCGCTGCGCAAGGACGCCACATCGGTGAGCGTGCAGGACGGGCCGTGGGGCCGCGAGGTGGTCGGGGCAGGCAACGGCGGTGTCGTGCGGTTCATCGGCGTCGACGGCTACCGCTGGATGGTGCGGTGCGTGGTCAACGGCGTCCCCGAGACCGTCGACGCCCTCGCGGCCGAGGCCAGGGCGGCACTGACCGACGCCGTGATCCGCCGCGGCGACACGCCGATGCCGGTGCGCACCCCGCTGCCGATCCAGCTGCCCGAGCCGATGGCCGCCCAGTTGCGCGCCGCCGCGGCCGCTCAGGCCGCCGCGCAGCAGAACCCGGCGGCCCAGCAGCCGCAACAGCAGGAGGGCGAGCAGCCTCAGCCGCCCGAGCCGGTAGCCCGGCGCAGCGCCCAGGGTTCGGCGATGCAGCAACTGCGCACCATCACGGGCGGCTGA
- a CDS encoding alpha/beta hydrolase has product MSVILRGVTTVLLPGTGSDDDYVYRAFSTALHEVGAPLVTPPPQPGRLVAGYRDALDNAARSGPIAVGGVSIGAVVALRWALNHPNAAVAVLAALPPWSGAPHDAPAALLARQSALSLRRDGLGATVAEMRRNSPAWLADELARSWLGQWPALPESMEEAAAYHAPECAELERLTVPMGVAVATDDPVHPAEVGYAWVSAAPRAALRTVTLEQMGIDTGSLGAACVAALGDV; this is encoded by the coding sequence ATGAGCGTCATCCTGCGCGGCGTCACAACCGTTCTGCTGCCCGGCACCGGCTCCGACGACGACTACGTCTACCGGGCGTTCTCGACCGCATTGCACGAGGTCGGCGCACCCCTGGTGACCCCGCCCCCGCAGCCGGGCCGGCTGGTCGCGGGATATCGCGACGCGCTCGACAACGCCGCGCGGTCAGGGCCGATCGCTGTCGGCGGCGTGTCGATAGGCGCCGTGGTGGCCCTGCGGTGGGCACTGAACCATCCGAATGCGGCGGTGGCCGTGCTGGCCGCCCTGCCGCCGTGGAGTGGCGCCCCCCACGACGCGCCCGCGGCGTTGCTGGCCCGCCAGTCGGCGCTGTCGTTGCGCCGCGACGGACTGGGGGCGACCGTCGCCGAGATGCGCAGGAACAGTCCGGCCTGGCTGGCCGACGAGCTCGCCCGCTCGTGGTTGGGCCAGTGGCCCGCGCTGCCGGAGAGCATGGAGGAGGCCGCGGCCTATCACGCGCCGGAATGCGCGGAACTGGAACGGCTCACCGTGCCGATGGGTGTGGCAGTGGCGACCGACGACCCCGTACATCCGGCCGAGGTGGGGTATGCGTGGGTTTCGGCCGCGCCCAGGGCGGCGTTGCGCACCGTGACGCTCGAACAGATGGGTATCGACACCGGTTCGCTCGGCGCGGCGTGTGTGGCCGCGCTGGGTGACGTCTGA
- a CDS encoding DUF3159 domain-containing protein, producing the protein MTQADNSPLPESAGEAEVPRARGGRAVLEQMGGISGLIYSSLPVVVFVPVSSLFGLTAAIVSALAVATLILIWRLIRRDSVQPAISGFFAVGVSALIAYMVGESKGYFLLGIWSSLIYAVVFGISVLIRRPVVGYIWGWVHTDDAGWRDVRKAVRAFDIATLTWVAVFGSRFVVQNHLYDADETTWLGVARIAMGWPLTAVAALVTYLAIRSAQRAVREHQAARHIDAATGSGSEPAAESGAEPHAG; encoded by the coding sequence GTGACCCAGGCCGACAACAGCCCACTCCCAGAATCCGCGGGCGAGGCGGAAGTACCTCGTGCGCGTGGAGGCCGTGCCGTCCTCGAACAGATGGGCGGGATCAGCGGCCTCATCTATTCCTCATTGCCGGTCGTCGTATTCGTCCCGGTTTCTTCGCTTTTCGGGCTCACGGCCGCGATCGTCTCGGCTCTTGCCGTCGCCACGCTGATCCTCATCTGGCGGTTGATCCGCCGCGACTCGGTGCAGCCCGCGATCTCGGGGTTCTTCGCCGTCGGTGTGAGCGCATTGATCGCCTACATGGTCGGGGAGTCGAAAGGCTACTTCCTGCTTGGCATCTGGTCGTCGCTGATCTATGCGGTGGTGTTCGGTATCTCGGTGCTGATCCGCCGCCCGGTGGTCGGATACATCTGGGGCTGGGTGCACACCGACGACGCGGGCTGGCGCGATGTGCGGAAAGCAGTGCGGGCGTTCGACATCGCCACGCTCACCTGGGTCGCGGTGTTCGGGTCGCGATTCGTGGTGCAGAACCATCTGTACGACGCCGACGAGACGACGTGGCTCGGCGTGGCCCGCATCGCGATGGGGTGGCCGTTGACCGCGGTCGCGGCACTCGTGACGTATCTGGCCATCCGCAGCGCGCAGCGTGCTGTGCGGGAGCACCAGGCAGCCCGCCACATCGATGCGGCGACCGGTTCGGGGTCCGAGCCCGCCGCCGAATCGGGGGCCGAACCGCACGCGGGCTAA
- a CDS encoding OB-fold nucleic acid binding domain-containing protein gives MATAERYLRRLTRRLTEDPEQLDVEELSEEAATTGAQKAIDCQRGQEVTMVGTLRSVECNTKACSGGVKAELFDGTDTVVLVWLGQRRIPGIEQGRTLRVHGRVGKLENGAKAIYNPHYEIQK, from the coding sequence ATGGCTACGGCCGAACGGTATCTGCGCCGGCTTACTCGACGCCTGACAGAAGACCCCGAGCAGCTCGACGTGGAAGAGCTCAGTGAAGAAGCGGCCACCACCGGCGCCCAGAAGGCAATCGACTGTCAGCGCGGCCAGGAAGTGACCATGGTCGGGACCCTGCGCAGCGTCGAGTGCAACACCAAGGCGTGTTCGGGGGGCGTCAAAGCCGAGTTGTTCGACGGCACCGACACGGTGGTGCTGGTGTGGCTCGGACAGCGCCGCATCCCCGGTATCGAACAGGGCCGTACCCTGCGGGTGCACGGTCGCGTCGGCAAGCTGGAGAACGGCGCGAAAGCGATCTACAACCCGCACTACGAAATTCAGAAGTGA